In a genomic window of Scomber japonicus isolate fScoJap1 chromosome 17, fScoJap1.pri, whole genome shotgun sequence:
- the gzf1 gene encoding GDNF-inducible zinc finger protein 1, whose protein sequence is MGVQVVQLTSKSHHENILASLSQLRQLGQLSDVTVQVDYQGDMQEFQAHQVMLAASSGYFKKMLLSQDVAQDKLLLSNMHSSDFSKFLEFVYTGKVEVARDKIGDVQAAAQFLDCKDLSDVCSEAMSAGILQTHVKNTSVSEAVDKDDNAQKEQMSKEKKQPISVHLKRRLSPQSLEKVVPKRCKAKDTVKDDVTLAKKLKLRLAGRKVLQRCLNTKRDTLNKAHENTNEDPEENEGRDEAESLLDEEAVKTDKLSWEMPVSDVDEWGCEADMHSDDAEDPLCSSIGEEMEEEEDGQSKETLKRTSKAQFQCNKCQRTFHYERSYLKHISTYHGVKAEVIYQCETCQQTFANRSNLKIHEKHVHSNERLFICDSCTKTFKRKKDVVRHQRQVHERNNMRHVCPECGKALSSKTALVLHERTHTGAKPFECTDCSARFTQNSALKMHRRTHTGEKPFACDQCDARFTQKHMLAYHKRSHTGEKPFMCEACGKSFASKEYLRHHSNIHTGSKPYKCEQCGRGFAQRNSLHQHLKIHTGERPYSCKDCDKQFTQLNALQRHQRIHTGEKPYMCGLCTRTFTDKSTLRRHTMIHDSDAPWKTYLVVLEGNVEDKKPKSPIKGKTEKAGAGEKKSTPRKSGAGAAGDACKTPTESLVVPAEPVTLPSDWTSHGAIALVSHSSLGGITVIHTEMPPGTQIQPILTTDSTGTSVISLDGSAIPVPFSIPVSMAQPIPMSSEASSTSLSVPTLSVPVSDGTLASVSVTPIVSTSSALEACASQTILAPVSEMKATSETDIFQSSIQTVIVGEEMCGKEQTDAFQSDGQQRTADDPIAEPKEASAQDTL, encoded by the exons ATGGGTGTCCAAGTGGTCCAGCTCACCTCTAAGTCCCACCATGAAAACATCCTGGCCTCTCTGTCTCAGCTGAGACAGCTGGGGCAGCTGAGTGATGTTACAGTGCAGGTGGACTACCAGGGAGACATGCAGGAGTTTCAGGCCCACCAGGTGATGCTCGCAGCATCCAGTGGCTACTTCAAGAAAATGCTTCTCTCTCAGGATGTCGCCCAAGACAAATTATTACTCTCAAATATGCACTCCAGTGACTTCTCCAAATTCTTGGAGTTTGTGTACACTGGTAAAGTAGAAGTTGCCAGAGACAAGATTGGTGATGTTCAAGCAGCGGCACAATTTTTGGACTGTAAGGATCTTTCCGATGTTTGCAGTGAGGCCATGAGTGCTGGCATCCTCCAAACACATGTAAAGAATACATCTGTATCAGAAGCTGTAGATAAGGATGACAACGCACAGAAGGAACAAATGAGCAAAGAGAAGAAGCAGCCGATCAGTGTACATCTTAAGCGGCGGCTCTCTCCACAGAGTCTTGAGAAAGTAGTTCCAAAAAGATGTAAGGCAAAGGACACAGTCAAGGATGACGTAACACTAGCAAAAAAGCTAAAACTTAGGTTGGCTGGCCGTAAAGTTCTTCAGAGGTGTTTGAATACTAAAAGAGACACTTTAAACAAGGCTCATGAAAACACCAATGAAGACCCAGAGGAGAATGAGGGCAGGGATGAAGCAGAATCCCTGTTAGATGAAGAAGCAGTGAAAACAGATAAGCTTTCATGGGAAATGCCAGTCTCTGATGTGGATGAGTGGGGATGTGAGGCAGATATGCACAGTGATGATGCTGAAGACCCCTTGTGTTCATCTATTggggaagagatggaggaggaggaagacggacAGTCTAAGGAGACATTAAAGAGAACATCCAAGGCCCAGTTCCAGTGTAACAAGTGCCAGCGTACCTTCCACTATGAGAGAAGCTATTTGAAGCACATTAG TACATACCATGGAGTGAAAGCAGAAGTCATCTATCAATGTGAGACCTGCCAGCAGACCTTCGCTAACCGAAGCAACCTGAAGATCCACGAAAAGCACGTCCACAGCAACGAGAGGCTTTTCATCTGCGACTCCTGCACCAAGACCTTCAAACGAAAGAAGGATGTTGTCCGCCATCAAAGACAA GTACACGAACGCAACAATATGCGTCACGTCTGTCCTGAATGCGGAAAGGCGCTCAGCTCCAAAACTGCCCTAGTATTACACGAGAGAACCCACACAGGTGCAAAGCCTTTTGAGTGCACAGACTGCAGTGCCAGATTTACCCAGAACTCTGCCCTCAAGATGCACCGCAG gactcacactggagagaagccatttGCTTGTGACCAGTGTGATGCGCGCTTCACTCAGAAGCACATGCTAGCCTATCATAAGAGATCACACACAG GAGAGAAGCCCTTCATGTGCGAGGCCTGCGGGAAAAGCTTTGCATCTAAAGAATACCTGAGACACCACTCGAACATCCACACTGGGTCCAAGCCATATAAGTGTGAACAGTGTGGTCGAGGCTTCGCTCAGAGGAACTCCCTCCATCagcatttaaaaatacacacag GTGAGCGTCCATACAGCTGTAAAGACTGTGACAAGCAGTTCACCCAGCTTAATGCCCTCCAGAGGCACCAGCGTattcacacaggagagaaacccTACATGTGTGGCCTTTGCACACGCACCTTTACAGACAAGTCCACCCTACGAAGGCACACGATG ATTCATGACTCAGACGCTCCCTGGAAGACCTACCTGGTGGTGCTGGAGGGAAATGTGGAGGACAAGAAGCCAAAATCTCCAATTaagggaaagacagaaaaagcagGAGCAGGGGAGAAAAAGAGCACACCTAGGAAAAGTGGTGCTGGTGCAGCTGGTGATGCCTGTAAAACTCCCACTGAGTCCCTTGTGGTGCCGGCCGAGCCAGTCACTCTCCCATCTGACTGGACCAGTCATGGGGCTATTGCTCTGGTCAGTCACAGCTCCCTGGGCGGGATCACTGTCATCCACACTGAAATGCCACCTGGAACTCAGATCCAGCCCATCTTAACCACTGACAGCACAGGGACCAGCGTCATTTCCTTAGATGGCTCAGCCATTCCTGTCCCCTTTTCTATACCCGTGTCCATGGCTCAGCCTATCCCCATGTCTTCTGAggcctcctccacctctctgtctgtACCCACACTCTCAGTTCCTGTTTCCGATGGCACATTAGCATCAGTCTCAGTGACCCCAATTGTTTCTACGTCATCTGCCCTTGAAGCTTGTGCCTCACAGACCATTTTGGCTCCAGTTTCAGAAATGAAGGCCACTTCTGAGACAGATATTTTTCAGTCCAGTATTCAAACTGTGATTGTCGGGGAGGAAATGTGtggaaaagaacaaacagatgCTTTCCAAAGTGATGGACAGCAAAGGACAGCAGATGACCCTATAGCCGAACCTAAAGAGGCCTCAGCTCAAGATACTTTGTAG